A segment of the Mugil cephalus isolate CIBA_MC_2020 chromosome 13, CIBA_Mcephalus_1.1, whole genome shotgun sequence genome:
gcaGATAAAGTGTTTACCACCAAACAGTGACTTTGGGAATTTACCAAAGAGGAAAACATATTAGTGTTTATTgttggaaagaaagagaaagtccATTAGAGGGAGATTTAatattcctcctccttcctgtatCTGTAGCCGATGGTCGTCAGTGAATCAGTCGCTGTTCGCTCAGACAAAGAGTCGGTTCAGGTCGGTTCAGCCCGACGCCCACAGACAGAATAGTTCCTCTCACGTGAATAATTCATGAAGAGCTCGGTTGAATCCAGGTCAAACTCAGAGTGAGTGTAAAAGACGGTGGTAGAAGTCACCAGTTCATTGGGAATGCTGGTCAGTGCTTTACTTTTATCTTAGAGGAAGTAGTTTGGAGAAACCTTCCATAGCTTTACTCTGCTAATATTAAACCAAACTATTATTATCCAAACACTCAtgtgacattttcagatttgttaggacataaaaaatatttttaactaataggaaaaggaaaaggattcaaatgaataaataatcaaattagTCAACTTCATTGTCATAGAAATGAcattcctcaaaggcctacggtgcagcgactacacaaaaatgaaacataaggtgtgcaaacgttgagattcaacatatatatttatatctacgTATATCTAGCCTGTATATACAAAGTCAACTAGAAAGAAAACCCTACGTGGCACATGTATACATGTACATAAAGTGGCTGGTCCGATCCCTGAGCTGAATACTGCAAAAAGAGGTGGAATGAAAATCTAAAATACAGCAGGAATCTAGACGTCACACTTACAGCAGTGGATGCAGAGTCAGGAAGGTGGTGATTCACCTGGatgttaaactggatttatCTGAGGAGATGATTCATATTTTACAACCAGGAGCAGTTCAAGAGTTCAGTGAAGACAACATCTGTGAGTTATTAGAAAGTAAAGCTGAAAGCAGAACCTTCATGGAGATTCAGAGCAGGACTGGTTTCAGCCGTGTTCCCAGTGAAGTGGCCAGGGAGTGTCCATGTGTCCGCATGAATTCAGACAGAACACGTCGAGTCTTAAGTCAGAGAATTTCAGCTAAAACTAGATCAATGTTCACGTTCTCTACTGAAACCGTTAAAATAAAAGCCGCCTCTCATTTGAgtatttaacagttttatttttgtctttgtcaggaAACAAGACGATGGAGGGAGTGGCCACAGGTGTTAACACAGGTGAATAACTGGTCTCCTCACCTGATTAGTTGTTCCTTAACCAGCTCattaacatgtttaaatgtttttcctaGTTCCTAGTTTAAAACCTTTCCTGCTTCCTGTCGTCCAGTTTCCCAGAAGACCACGGAGCAGGCCAACGTGGTGGCCGACACCGCCGTGTCCGGAGCCAATGAAGTGGCCCAAGTAGCCGTGGAGGGCGTGGAGAGCGCAGCACTCGCCAGCGGATTGGTCAGCGCGGTGAGTGATGTCACCTCCACTGTTTActtcatgtgttttaaatgttacatacaGAGAGTTTACATGTGTAGAAACACGTTTACTTGTATAATGAACTTCTTGTTTTCTTAGAAACAGAATAGAAAGGATACATGTCATACTATGATGCTTCTAGAGGCTCTGCTGACGTTCAGTAGAGTCCTGCTGTTCTTCTCTAATAAAGCTCTTTACAGACGAGACATTAGGAAGATCCATCATGTAACAGTGATCAGTTATTCATAGAGAACAAAACCATCGCACTCCCTCATCTGGTTCAGAAGAAACGGCCCAaagaatgagatgagatgagatgagatgagatgagatgagatgagatgagacaatcATCactcatatttatatacatgtggATCGTACTGTGTAATCCtagtttttattatatatagtGATTTGTTAATGATAAGGTATTAAGGAGTTAAGGGACAGGACTAGAGAAGGTTTTCGAGTATGTGGAGACAGTTTCTgcttttgatttaattatttgtctACTAATTATTATTCTACCTGTTCAAGTTCTTGGTTTCACAATAAttcttttactttgttttcatcACACATACGTACATGTGTGGAATAACATCAATCAGCCGGTCTAGTGTCTCTTTAAATCTTTCATTATGCTTCTGGTCcgtatttcacattttactgaAATTTGTCGTTGTATTCAtagtaaaacatgtttttattgttggtgTAAACTGCCTCCTTTGTTTGTAACATAGCTTTTGTATtctcatattttattgtttagtctgaatgtctctgctgctgttaatgaaGACACTTTCCCCGTTGTGGGATGAGTAAAgacagatctcatctcatctcatcttaaagTTTAAGAGTGGGCGTGTTTTTAAAGGATAATTCTGAGCATAattatttgaaattatttaattgacaataataaagttttttgtctttttggtgATTGGctggagacaggaggaggaggcgggacCAGAGGCTGTGGAGGTGCCTGATTGGTTTGGAGGGGGCGTGGCATGTGGCCGACTTAAACACTCCTTCATAACATGGAACATTTCATCCGATGTTAGAGAATGAAATGAGAATGAGCTGATGTCATAAAAATAGTTTATTGCTTCTAGTTCTGACACTAACTcggctgcttcttcatctcatctgacaCCCAGAAACATTTCTAACATATCTGATATAAACTTAAACATTTCTCCCAAAACTAGTGAAAATTCACCTTTGTCCTTTTGTAAACAGCTGATTTCAGTGTGAACTCTGTGACTTTTCTACTTGAGTCAAACTCATCTAATGAAAGTTAATGTGCgtcagtgaagcagctgaatgAGTTTGTTTTGGGAGAAATGAAGTTTGATGGATGAGTTTGTTTGGAAAAGACGTGAAGAcgtgacttcttcttcttctttctctgccaCAGACTGAGCTCCCaaagacaggaggagaacaggaagcACAGTAGGTAAGAAACTACAGCAAGTAAAACTACAAGTAAAACTACagcaagtaaaactacaaataaaactacaagtAAAACTACAggtaaaactacaaataaaactacagcaagtaaaactacagcaagtaaaactacaaataaaactacagcaagtaaaactacaagtaaaactacaaataaaactacagcaagtaaaactacaagtaaaactacagcaagtaaaactacagcaagtaaaactacaagtaaaactacagcaagtaaaactacaaataaaactacaacaagtaaaactacaaataaaagtACGGCAAGTAAATCTACAGCAAGTAAAACTACAGCAAGTAAAACTACAAGTAAAACTACagcaagtaaaactacaaataaaactaaaacaagtaaaactacagcaagtaaaactacaaataaaactacagcaagtaaatctacagcaagtaaaactacaaataaaactacagcaagtaaaactacaaataaaactacagcaaataaaactacagcaagtaaaactacaaataaaactacagcaagtaaatctacagcaagtaaaactacaaataaaactacagcaagtaaaactacaagtaaaactacagcaagtaaaactacaaataaaactacaacaagtaaaactacagcaagtaaaactacaaataaaactacagcaagtaaaactacaacaagtaaaactacaaataaaactacaacaagtaaaactacaacaagtaaaactacaaataaaactacaaataaaactacagcaagtaaaactacaacaagtgaaactacaaataaaactacagcaagtaaaacaacaagtaaaactacaaataaaactacagcaagtaaaactacacataaaattacagcaagtaaaactacaacaagtaaaactacaaataaaactacagcaagtTAAACTACaacaagtaaaactacaaataaaactacagcaagtTAAACTACACATAAAATTACAGcaagtaaaactacaacaagtaaaactacaaataaaactacagcaagtaaaactacaaataaaactacaacaagtaaaactacaacaagtaaaactacaaataaaactacaaataaaactacagcaagtaaaactacaacaagtaaaactacaaataaaactacagcaagtaaaactacaaataaaactacaacaagtaaaactacaacaagtggaactacaaataaaactacaaataaaactacagcaagtaaaactacaacaagtgaaactacaaataaaactacagcaagtaaaacaacaagtaaaactacaaataaaactacagaaaataaaactacaaataaaactacaggaTGAAAATAACAGGAAGTAGAATGCAGTAAATACCCTGCAGGGATTACAGGAAGTAAACTGTGTTAAACTACAGTaggtaaacacactgaaactaaagtatgggaaataaaaatataaataaccaACAGGCCGCACAGAGTAAAGAAATTCCCAGGAAACGCTGATGctgtaaaagctgcagttcctctttcgtccactagaggctccaccaTTTCTGCGTTCATGGTGAATGTTTCTAGAACTCACCTGATTACATTAGATAAAGATTTAAAGCTCTGCAGAAtcaagggggcgtggcctctgtAATTGACAGGTGAGTGTCCTCCCAGGTAGCTAGCTGCTTGCTAACCTCTGGTCGTATAAACTACAGATCTAAATCAGCTAAACTACAACGAGCCAGTCGTGAATCTGTGATTTAaacagtttctgttttctctcagaCTCTGAATGTCACTGAGGaggaaccagagaagaagacatCTTAGCTCCGCCCACCCCGCCATGATTAATCTCATTAACCAATAGAAACCCTCAGCCGCGTCCTCCTtcctgttgccacggttacacTGCCTACATCACCTAAGTCAGTTTTCAAACTCCGAAGCGATGAAGCTAATCTAAGAGTTTAAgccagctgattggccggtgaaGCTTCAGGCCCCGCCTACCTGTCAATTACCCACCTCCGACCCCCTCCAACCCCCACCGACCTGGACCGCCCCCCTCCAACCCCCACCGACCTGGACCGACCTGGACCGACCTCAGTCGACCCTGACGCCTGAAGCCTTTAATGTTGTAAATGCATGAAGCTCTAACGAGACACTTCCTGCCTGACGCTGAGTTCTTCTTTTATAAACGAcggaaataaaatgtatttaaatcgAGCTGCTTcgttccttctcctccttcagggcctcatttatttatttgtttgagctTTTTCTCCCTGTtcttagttgttttttaaagtctgAGTCGGGTCGTGATGGTCTGGTTTTCTCGGGAACAGATTAGACCTGATAACTAATGACGCCCCCCGGGCCCAGACTGGGAGACACCATCAGAACCATCTGTGTTTGGGCCCCGGGGCCTCTTCTCGTTACATAACATAAACGATGGGTGTGGTCGTGACTCATGCAGAGTTTATTAACCCTCCAcggttcctctggtggtttatgggacgGCAGCGTCtccatgaaccaatcagagctctgagCTGTGTTTCATGTAATACgtcattttattctggtttcactgataaaagtcattataggattcaaccaacacaacaacctgttatttttaactgtgttccagctttgattcctccagaactaaaccacttagagagattctgactgtagtgatagaaacttcagagtctcg
Coding sequences within it:
- the sncga gene encoding synuclein, gamma a isoform X2, with translation MDALKKGFSMAKDGVVAAAEKTKVGVGEAAAKTKEGVIYVGNKTMEGVATGVNTVSQKTTEQANVVADTAVSGANEVAQVAVEGVESAALASGLVSATELPKTGGEQEAQ
- the sncga gene encoding synuclein, gamma a isoform X1 produces the protein MDALKKGFSMAKDGVVAAAEKTKVGVGEAAAKTKEGVIYVGNKTMEGVATGVNTVSQKTTEQANVVADTAVSGANEVAQVAVEGVESAALASGLVSAEEEAGPEAVETELPKTGGEQEAQ